AAATTAGGCCGATCGCCTTTGCTGAACCAGTCGTTGTGGGGATCAGACTTTGCATGCAGGAACGAGCACGTCGCAAGTCATGATGAAAAGCATCCACAACAACCTGGGTATTGGTGACGTCATGCAAGGTCGTAATTGAGCCATGCTTAATCCCAAAACTGTTATGAATGACCTGAACAATCGGTGCTAAACAGTTAGTAGTACAAGAGGCAGCCGTAACAACTCTGTTGAGATTTGGATCATAAAGTTGATGATTAATCCCATAAACAACATTGATTATCTCAACACCATCAACAGATCCTTTTACGGGACAAGCAACAAGCAATCTCTTTAATTTTAAAGAATCTAACAACCTTTGAAGTGATTCTGATTGCTTATAGTTTCCACTACATTCCAGTAGCATATCCACCCTAGATAGAATCCACGGCGCACTAGCTGGATCACTCTCTGTGCTAAACCGAACTGACTGATTGCCAATAAGAAACCCATTTGGATGCGGCAGAACCTCTGGATGCCAGCGCCCATGTACAGAGTCGAATTGAAGAAGGTGGGCAGCAGCAGCAGCGTCACCAGCGCAATCGTTTACATGAACAATCTCGATGCCTGAACGGCCCCATAATGCGCGAAAAACAAGCCGACCAATCCGGCCAAAACCATTGATGCCAATACGCATCGAAACTAAAAAAAGAATCCATCCACACTTACTCGTCCCAAGCTCGAAGTGTGTTTAGAAAGGGTTAAAGGATTCCCCAGAGCAGGTAAAGATCAATCCAGACAGGTGGCGAGAGATCAAGATCAGAGCATAAAAGCGACATTGATGACCATTCAAGGGCTCAGCGCTAGAGACGAAGACCCTTAAACAAACCATTACCAACTCTTTGCTCAGTGCTGAATGCAGCTCCATAGCCTTATCTCACACCACGAGCACACTGCGAAATGGTTTGCAGCCCTAGCAGCTCCAGCGGTTTTCTAGGAGATTTAGAGAACAGCTATCGACGTCGCTCCATTCATTTCGATGCAGGGGTCAACATCCCTATGCTCCCAGAGCATATTTGGATTGTTGTACGGGGCATCGTGAAATTAAGCTGCCTGAATGAGCAAGGTGATGATGTGTTAATTGCGATTGCAGGTCCAAATGAACCCTTTGGTGATCCGCTAACACAACTCGACCTCTACCAGGCCACCACGCTTGATCGTTGCGACTTGCTTGGTCTATCGATTCAAGATGTGAATTCAACGCCTCATCTGGGCATCAATCTGATGAAGGCGATGATCAGAAGAACCCATCAGTCAGAAGCTCTCATTGCTCTTTTAGGACTGCGTGGTGTAGAAAATCGTGTAAAAAGTTTTTTAGAGTTATTAGCAGAAGATTATGGCAATCCATGCAACCAAGGGCTAAAATTAGATTTACGCCTTACACATCAGGAAATAGCAAGTGCTGTCAGCACAACCCGAGTTACCGTCACAAAGGTATTAGGTCAACTCAAAGAGAGTGGTTGGCTTCAATATGATAGCCAACAAAAGATGATTATAAGTCTTCTCCCGAAACCAAACAACCACCAACAGCAAAACAATCGATCAATTCAAGCCAAATAAATACAAAAAAATTGCAAGCGAAAACACAAAACATTTTAAACGTCCAAACCAATTATCTAGCAGTTAAATCAACAACCTCAACAACATATAATCAGCAAAAGCGGTACCCAAAATCTCGAACCGTAAAGATCCTAGCTGGACTAGAAGGATTGACTTCAATTTTTTCACGCAGCCAACGAATATGAACATCAACCGTCTTTTTGTCACCGATATAGTCGACACCCCAAATCTGATCAAGCAATTCGTCACGACTCCACACTCTCTTTGGGTGCTGCATGAACAACTCTAAAAGTTTAAATTCTTTAGGTGAAAGTTTAATATCACAGCCATCTCGAGAAGCCCTACATTCATCCGGAAAAAGTTTGAGATCACAGCATTCAAACTTTGCAGAAATAGGTGCCGCTCCACTTGATGGATGGCGCCGCAAAAGGGCTCTGCAACGAGCCAAAAACTCACGATATCCAAATGGCTTGATCAAATAGTCGTCTGCACCAACTTCAAGACCCATAACACGATCAGCTTCCGTATTTAAACCACTAGTCATTAGAACAAGAGATTGATTATTTTGCATTCGAAGTTTTCTACAAAGGTCAAAGCCACTGACACCGGGGAGCTTACGATCAAGAATAATTAACTCAAACTCTTCCTGCTGTAAAAGATCCCATGCAATCAATCCATCAGCCAAAGCTTTAACCTCGAATCCCTCCTCTTTGAGAACGCCACAGATGAGTTCACGAGTTTCTTGATCTTGATCAACAACCAAGAGACGGGCGGCATTAGAAATGTCGAAAAAATCTGATGTCATCTAGACTTGATCACTTCAGAAACTCCATCAAACCGAATCAAATTCAGTTTAGCCAACCATCCATAGCTCTGCACGTCCAATCCACATCCAGTGAGAGTGCAGTTAGAACGAGGCTCAAAACAGCAAGTGAGCAACATCGAATCATAAAGCGATGATGCACCACACATTAAAAAAGTGCTAAAGCTTCAATCCAGTCATCAACAATGAGACACCTCACCAACATGGCATCACGAAAATAAAAACATCACTGACTAGATCGATGGAAAGAAAAGCCCTCTGCTTAAGCAAAGGGCTTTGAAATCAACAAACTAAATCAAGACCAATCTCAAACAACCTTTAGAATTTAAAGGTTGTTTGAATCAATCCACCAAAGATGTTGAACTGGCCGTCATAGCCGCTTCCGTTCGTTACTGTTTTTTGGGTAAGCTGCCCTTCAGGACGAGACAGATAGAACAATGCTGGGGTGATAGCAATGTTATCCGTCACCTGGAAGTTGTAATACAACTCGAAAGCATAGTTGCCATCATAAGGAGTATCACTACCTTTAAGTGCAGTAGCGAATGTAGGCTGACCAAAGGCGAAGCCAAGGGCATTGCCCTCCATAAATGCATCTTCCCACTTCAGACCTGTGAACCAACTCTGAGAAGTGGTGTAGCTGCCATCTACAATATTATCGCCATTAATTGTATTGATCGCCCAACCGACAGAGATCGAAGGAATAAATCCAGGATCCTCTGGCTGCCAATAGGCATTTAGCGCGAAGCTATTGGAAGAGCGGCTATCGCTACCACCTTGACACTTGAGGTTGAAGTCATTGGCCTTTACGAAAGAAGTAGAGCGGCGCATGCCTGACTTGCACTGACCATATCTATAAGCAGCAGCTGCACCATATTGACCATTACCCCAACCAATTTGTGCAAGAAGGTTGGCGCGAGAATTATCTGTCATAAAACCACCTTCAGATGGATTAGAGTTATTTCCCTCTCCATCATCTGCAACATAGTTGGCACTAATGCTGAAACCAGGATCGCCCTTCGCAACATCTTGCTGCCAGTAAGCAGCAATTAGCTGACCTGTTTCCTTGTTATAAACGCCTGGAACACCTGCTACAGCAAAGAAATCGAGAATCTTTGCTCCACCTTTATTGTACTTAGAAGGCCACATTGCCAATGATTCGGTATTCCTTGCCAGGGCACCAGCAATGAATGTGAAATCCTTACCGACCGGGAATTTATAATACAGACGATCAATAGTGACACTATTATCTGTCTTGGATGCGATATCCAGGGCAGTTAAATTACTGCCCGCACCACCAAATGCGGAATTCCCGAAGTTACCGGTACGAAGACGAGTACGTAACTTATCTTTGCCTGTGAAGCTGGTATCAAAGACTAAACGGTTGTCATAATTGAAGGTAAAAGCACCGTATTCGCTGTTGTAGGCGTCAGCACCTCCCCCCTCTTTGTAAGCCCTACCTTTCCGGCTGTCTCCGCCAGCATTAACAGCACCAATCACGAAAGTGCTTTTGCCTTTCAACTTGGTAGTGGTGGAGAACTGAGTGGCTTCCAGTTCGCCAACGCGGGCCTCAAGTCCGTCAACACGGCCCTTGAGGATGGCGAGTTCCTTTTCAAACTCTTTCATCAGGCGCTTGAGCTCGTCGGTCACTTCGGTGACGCGGTCGAGACAGGCGTTCAACAGAGCAGCCGCTTCAAAGCGGGTCATCGCCCTGTTACCGCGGTAGGTGCCGTTGGGATAACCAGCAACACAGCCGTAGCGCTCGATCAGGTTGCTGAGTGCCTGATAAGCCCAGTCGGTTGGGTAAACGTCAGAAAACTGAGTGATGCTGGTGACTTGCTCGCGGCTGTTCGATGCAGAGCTGGCGGCGTAATCAGACACACCGTTGATATTGAGCTCAGTGGCATTCGCAGCCACAGGTGCCAGAAGGCCCAGGGCAGCTGGGGCCACCAGCAGTTGATGGAAAAGTTTCATTTTCGGTCCTCACACCAAAAAATATTGAGGGAATGAACCCGCCAAAAGTTTATTCGGCAGACAAATAATAACCTGTATGCAAGACATCAACAGGCTGTATCCCTGATTACAAGCACTTCAAACCTCTCTTCTTTGCTGATCTTTTACTAACAATTAACTTGGTCTTAACCAAAATCGATTCAGGATCCTAATCGATTTAAACAAGGATTTTAAGCCAAGGAACCCATAACCATATAGAACACTTATTGAATCAGTCTTGAACAAGCTTCTTGCAACGCTTTCGCCCGCCAGCACGCTGTTCATAAGATTCGATCCTCAGCGGATTGGATCAGGCAAATCAGTGGCTCTGTTGTGAGCTTCCTGTCTGGAGTGAAGAACAAGGGAACGCGACAAGTCCTTAACGTTCCTCCTCTGCTCCATCGGGACATAAACGATTGATCGGAATTAAAAAGGTGCCTCGCCGAAAGCGCACAGCGGCAATTTCGAGGGGATGGAGAGCAACCACCGCTCCGGATTCATCACTGCCAACGAGATCGGAAGGCCGAAGCATTGGCATTGGATCTGCCGTTTTGAGATAGGGCATCGGGCTGATCAGTCGGACTTGGTCACCGATGGAAACGGTCATGACACCTGGGCAATCACCCTCTCCTACAGCAGGATGGGGGCAGCTGTTATGTAGCCGTGCGGGCTCTTGCCACTTGGAGCGGCGCGATCGCGGGAATACTTCTCATTCTTGTGGGCAGTTTGATTCCTGCTGCCGTTTTGCTGCCCGTTGCAGAGATTCCTCCCCGATTGCTGAGTTTGCCCAGCACCTGGCAAGTGCCAGCACTCCTGCTGTGCGCCCTTGTCTGCGGCCCACGATCGGGCGTGATGGCAGCGGTTGCCTACATCACGGTGGGGTTGGTTGATCTTCCGGTCTTCCATGACGGTGGAGGTTTGGACTACGTGCAAACCCCAGCCTTTGGCTATCTCGCTGGCTTTGTTCCAGCAGCCTGGCTCACGGGACGTCTTGCCCACCAAGCAGGGATGAACGACTCAGCGCGCCTCACGTTGGCGGGCATTGCCGGCGTCATCACAATTCAGCTATGCGGAATTCTTAACTTGCTTCTCGGAACGGTTTTGAGCCGTTGGAGTGAATCACTTCCTGATTTGTTGTTCAGTTACAGCCTCGGTCCCTTATTAGCCCAACTGACGCTTTGCGTGGCCATTGCCCTCATTGCGCTGCCCATTCGTCGTTTGCTCTGGATCGAATGATCAGCCGCAGCAACCGACTGATCCGGCGTCGCACAGTTGTGTTGATCAGCCTGTTGATCCTGCTGATGGATCAAGCGTCCAAATATTGGGCTCGATTCCACCTGCTTCCAAATTTGTCGCAGCCATTCCTCCCAGGATTGCTGCAGTTGCGGCTGGTACGCAACACCGGTGCCGCCTTCAGCATGTTGAGTGACTCCACAGCCCTTCTCAGCGTTCTCAGCCTGCTCGTTTCGGTTGGTTTGCTGGGCTGGATCTGGCGATCCAAGCGACTTGATCTTTGGTTAGGTCTTGCTCTGGCCTGTCTGCTGGGAGGAACGCTGGGCAATGGCATCGACCGCTGGCAACTGGGATATGTCACGGACTTCCTCGAGCTCGTGCCATTCCGTTTTCCCATCTTCAATGGCGCGGACATCGCCATCAACCTCGCCGTCCTCTGCTTCGCCATCGACGCTCTCTCCCAACGCAATGGACAAGCGAAATCCTGACGGCCCCTGCTCAGCCCAACTGATCATTCATCAGGACGATCAGGAGGTTCGTTCCATTGCCTTGCATGGCGACGGCTATCGCATTGGCCGCGATGGTCCTCTGGAAGTGAGCATCGATCATCCAGCCGTCAGCCGCCAACACGCTGTGCTGCAACGTCAGGGGCGGCACTGGATCCTTCAAGATTTGGATTCCACCAATGGCTTGTGGTGGAAAGGCCGGCGGGTCAAGCAGCTGGAACTACGCGATGGAGACGTGGTTCAGTTCGCGCCCTCCCTAGACGCCACGGCTCCCTTTCTGCAGTTTGTTGACGCCGCAGGGCGACGTCGCCATCGGATCGAACGCTGGTTGGGCTTTTTCGTATTGGGATGCCTGGGCGGCGGTGGTGCTCTGCTGCTGCTCTCCCACATCACCATGCCGATCCGTGGGCAACTGGCACGCGTGCGCGGTCCGGTGGCCATCTACGACGGCAACAACCAACCGCTCGCCTCCGTTGACTCCAGTCGTCATCGCGAGCTCAGGTCGGTAAAGGCGTTCTCCCCTTTGCTCGTTGATGCTCTTCTGAGTAGTGAGGACAACCGCTTCTGGTGGCATCCGGGCGTCGATCCCATTGGCACGTTGAGAGCCTTCAGCACCAATTTGATCGGCGGACAGGTGCTGGAGGGAGGCAGCAGTCTCACGCAACAATTAGCTCGCAGCCTGTATCCCAATTACGTAGGAGATGGAGACACCCTGGCGAGGAAATGGAAAGAGCTGCTTGTGTCCTTGCAGTTGGAAAGTCGCTTCAGCAAAAGCCAATTGCTGCTGAGCTATCTCAACCGCGTGTACTTGGGCGTTGGTTGGGGATTCGAAGATGCCTCACGCGTGTTTTTTGATCAATCCGCAGCAGATCTAAACGTGCAGCAGGCTGCACTTCTTGTGGGTTTATTGCCATCACCCAATGGCCACGATCCCTGTCAGTTTCCCCAGCGCGCTTTAAAAGCGCGTAATCGGGTGATCAACAAAATGGCCGATGGCGGTCGACTCTCCCTGGAGCAGGCGCGACTGGCGCGTCGTCAACCGATTCAGCTTGCAAAAGAGGCCTGCAGTCGGGAGCAGGTCAGTCGCTCAGCACCCTTCTACACCGATCAAGTGCGCCGAGACCTCAAAGCGCTAGTGGGTCCAGACGTGGCGGATGAAGGAAATTTCTTGATCGAAACGCACTTAGACCCTGTTCTGCAATCTGTGCTGGAACGCCAATTGAGCGGTTTGTTGGCCAACAGCGGAACGCTGGGTGTTCAAGAGGGGGCTGCTGTTGTGCTCGACAGCCGCACGGGCGGAGTTCTCGCCATCGCCGGAGGTCGTGACTACAACGCGAGCCAGTTCAACCGTGCCTCAATGGCGTTGCGGCAACCAGGAAGCACCTTCAAACTCATCACTTACTTGGCGGCCCTGGAACAAGGCCTGAAACCCAACGACACCTTGGATTGCAGCCCCCTTCGCTGGGGAGGACAGCGCTTCGACAGCACCTGTTCGGGCCAACTGACCTTGGCCAGTGCCTTCGCCTCAAGCCACAACACCGCAGCGCTGCGCTTGGCCCAACGCGTGGGCCTGGAGCAAGTGGTGAGCTTGGCAAAACGCCTGGGAATCACCACTCCCTTGGATCCTGTACCGGGGCTCGCTCTTGGACAGAGTGAAGTTCGCTTAATTGAGCTCACCAGTGCCTATGCCGCTGTGGCCAATGGCGGCATCTGGCAAGCGCCTACCACCATTCGTCGTTTGCTTGATGCTGAAACCTGCCGCTTGGATCGACCGAGTGGCTGCGGCAGCCTCAATGGACATAGCGGCATTGGTCATGACAGCACTGGGGAGCGCCAAGCGGCCCGTCGTGTGTTGAAGGGACAGACAGCGCAGCAAATGCAGGGATTGATGCGATCGGTGATTCGCAGCGGCACCGGCCGAGCCGCCTCGCTGGGTGGACAGGAAGGCGGAAAAACAGGAACCACCAACGATGGCCGTGACCTGCTGTTCATTGGCTATGAGCCGAGTCGCCATTGGGTGCTGGGAATCTGGCTGGGCAACGATGACAACAGTCCCTCAGCCAGTTCCAGCGCCGTAGCAGCCTCTCTTTGGGGCCGGATCATTCGTGCCGCAGGACAGGGCGGTGTGGCGGGCCGATGAAGGGATCCAATCGCCTGATTTTGTTGGCTGCCGCAGGGCTGATTCTCCTGCTGGTGCTTGGACTGGTGCTTCAGGCGATTCGCAATCTGCTCTGGGATCTCAGCTATATCCTTCCGCCCTGGCTGGTGGGTCCAGTGCTGCTCATCGGCACCCTCCTGGTGCTTGCTTTTGTCATACAGATTGGCTGGCCCTGGTGGAAGGGATGGAAAAGCCGTCGCGGAGCCAACAACGCCAGCAGCACAGCCCCTTCACCGCCTGGGTCGCGTCGACAAGCAGCTGAACAGAGCCTGGAAAGCATTGATCGCCTTTTAGAGCGTCTTCAAGACGACGTAGCCCGGCAAGCGCTGCATCTGGAACGGGAACGCGTTGCCCGTGAATTGGCCCGCGGCGATTTGGTGGTGGTGGTGTTTGGCACGGGCTCCAGTGGGAAAACATCCCTGATTCGTGCCCTTCTCCAAGACATTGTTGGGCGTGTTGGAGCAGCAATGGGCTCCACAACCGGCAGCCAGACCTATCGGCTTCGCCTCAACAAGCTGGAGCGCGGGCTGCAATTGGTGGATACCCCAGGAATCCTGGAAAGCGGCCTTGACGGAAGAGATCGGGAACAGGAAGCCCGGGAACGCGCCAGCCGTGCCGACTTGATGCTGGTGGTGGTGGATGGAGATCTTCGCTCTGCCGAATGGGATGTGGTGCGCAGCCTTGCGGGCTTGGGCAAGCGCTTGATGTTGGTCTTGAACAAATGCGATTTAAGAGGAGAGGAGGAGGAAAAGCGTCTACTGGCCTTGCTACGCGGACGTTGCAAAGGCCTGCTGGCTGCTGAGGATGTGATCCCAACCAGCGCCGCTCCCCAATCCTTGCCAAGACCTGGCCAAAAACCCTGGCAACCTCCTGCTGAGGTGGCGGTGCTGCTCCAACGCATGGCCGTGGTGCTGCACGCCGACGGCGAAGAGCTCTTAGCGGACAACATTCTTCTTCAATGCAGGACGCTGGGCGATAAGGGGCGATCGCTGCTCAACCGCCAGCGGCAGACCGAAGCGCGACGGATCGTGGATCGTTACAGCTGGATTAGTGCTGGCGTGGTGGCAGCGACACCACTCCCCGGCATCGACTTGCTGGGCACCGCGGCAGTGAATGCCCAGATGGTGATGGAGGTCGCGAAGGTCTACAACGTGCAGTTAACCCGGGACAAAGCTCAGGAGTTGGCCGTCTCGGTGGGGAGAACCCTGGCAGGCCTCGGTGTTGTGAAAGGCGGGGTGGCCTTGATCGGCACAGCACTCAGTGTGAATCTGCCCACCCTGCTCCTGGGAAAAGCCGTTCAGGGCGTGGCTGCTGCCTGGCTGACGCGGATTGCCGGAGCCAGTTTCATCACCTATTTCCAGCAAGATCAAGATTGGGGAGATGGTGGCGTGCAGGACGTTGTGCAGCGGCACTACGAGCTCAACCGTCGCGATAGCGCCCTCAAGCGATTTCTCGACACCGCTCTCAGGCAGGTGGTGGAACCATTGCGCCAGACGGCAAAGAAGCGCTTACCACCCCAACCAGGGCCTCGGGCGGGGGAGGACGCATCGGGCCCCGGGCATCGAGAACCGTGATCAGGGCCAAATAGGCCACGCCGATCAGCACAGAAACAATCCCTGTGACGATGGCCACCCAGCGGCCGCGTTGCTGCTTGGGAGCCGCCATTAGGGCCGAACCTCCACGGATTGATTCAGAGCGGATGCCAGTTGATCCAACAAACCGTCATGGGTGTGGGGGTTACCAAGGACAGCCTTGAGATGATGCCGTCCCTGATGGAGCGGCCTCGACACCATGATGCCTTGGCTGAGCAAGAGCCGGCGTGTCTCGATCGACCAGCTTTCGTGCTGCTGGGCCTGTCCTCGTTGCGGCCGACAGGCGAGCACATGCAAAGGGCCCGAGAGAATCATCAGCCTGTTGGGATCCAGTTGTTGCTGGAGGTACTCACGGCGAGCAATCGCAGCGGACAACACCTGCTCAATTCCCGATTCACCAAGTTGCCGCAAACCAAGCCAGAGTTTGAGCACTTCCGCGGGACGGCTTCCCTGCAACCCCAGTTCTCCGCCGTGATCGTGCTCGAGGGCTGGCTCCATATAGGGAAGGCCTGTGGAGAAAGCTTCAGCCAGAACGGAGGGATTGCGAACCAAGAGAAGCGATGAGGTCTTTGTAATGCCGAGAACTTTCTGAGGATTCACGGTGATCGAATCAGCGCGCGCAATCCCGTGAAGCAGATGGGTGGTGTGGGCGCTGAGAGCAAAAACCGCACCGATCGCCCCATCCACATGCAGCCATAGACCCAACCGACCGCAGAAATCAGCGATGGCAGACACGGGGTCGATGGCTCCGCGCACAGTGGTGCCTGCTGTTGCAACAACTGCGATACAAGGGCGTCCCTCGCTTGCAAGCGCTGCCAAGGCAGCCTCTAGTAGCTGCAGATCAATGAGCCCTTGCTCGTTCACTGGAATGGCACGAACACCATCCCGTTGAAGCCCCATGACGCGCGCTGCCTTGTGCCATGACACGTGCGCATCAGCACTCACCACCACCACGGCCTCTGGGTTGTGGTCCAAGCCAGCGTGATGGCGAGCGGCAACCAAGGCGATCAAATTGCTGAGCGTGCCGCCACTTGCCGCAACACCAGAAGCCCCTGCAGGAAAGCCAATGCGCTCAGCAAACCAGGCGCAAAGCTGCCGTTCGAGATGACTCAAACTGGGAGACAGCTCTTCGGCCAAAAGGTTGTTATTCAGCCCGGCGCAGATCAAATCTGCAGCGATCGACGCACTCAACGGCGGCGGATCGAGATGGGCAATCGCCCCGGGGTGGGAAGGCTGAAACGCCCCATCCATCACCTGCTGAAGGTCATCCAGAAGTTGCTCCATGGAGCGTCCATGGGTCTGCGGAGCAGCATCTGGCAGCACTCGAAGTGCTGGCAAAGGACCCCTCTCAGCCGCCGAACCGATCCAGTTGCATAAGCGCTCGGAAGCACCCTCCAAAAACTGAAGGAGTTGAGGGTCAAGCGCATCGGGTGAAGCAAACGCCGAAAGAGCGACCGGTTCAGGATTCCTTGAAGGTCCGACCAAGAAGACAAGATGGGGAATGATCATTGTCCCCTGTGGTGGCACATTGAAGGGCCGGCAGATCCCCCGACGCGCACAGCGAACAGCCTGATGGTGCAGTCTCCAATCGACCTATCTCCAACGCAGATGCAAGCCTGGATGGGACGTTTGATTGAACGCGCGCGTCGTTTCGGCGAACGGGGAGACGTTCCCGTTTGCGCCATTGTTTTGGATCAGCGAGGCCGCTGCATTGGCCATGGCATGAACCAGAGGGAGCTCAACAATGACCCGCTTGGGCACGCGGAGTTGATGGCCATTCGTCAGGCCTGCCTGTTGCAGGATGACTGGCGTCTGAATGACTGCACCCTGTTGGTGACCTTGGAGCCGTGTCCAATGTGTGCCGGCGCCTTGGTTCAAGCAAGAGTCGGACAGGTCATCTTTGCTGCCACGGACCCGAAGCGAGGAGCCTTGGGGAGCACGATCAACTTGGCGACTCACACCAGTGCACACCACCGAATGTCCGTGATCGGTGGTGTGCGGGGTGAAGAGGCGAAAGTGATGCTGTCGGGCTGGTTTAAGCAGCAACGGCGACGTTCTGTCGGAACTGGGGAAGCTCCGTTTCAAACAGATTCAACAACCTGCTGACGTTCTCGGGGTTGGAGTTGTAGCCCATCAGTCCGATTCGCCAGATTTTTCCAGCAAGGACACCAAGGCCGCCACCCACTTCAATGCCGTGGTTGTTGAGCAGATGTTGCGTGAAGGCCTTGCCATCCACATCATTTGGGATACGAACGGTGGTGAGTGTGGGCAGCCGAAGCTCCTCGGGCACATGCATTTCGAGACCGATCGCTTCCAAACCAGACCAAAGCGCCTCAGCGTTGCTGCGGTGACGGGCCCAAGCCATATCCAAGCCCTCTTCTGCCAACAGCCTGAGCGCTTCACGCATGCCGAAATTCATATTGACCGGTGCTGTGTGGTGATACACGCGGTCACTGCCCCAGTACTGATTGAGAAGGGAAACATCGAGATACCAATTAGGCACCTTGTCTTGCCGTGCGGCGAGCTTCGCTTCAGCGCGGGGTCCCATGGTGAATGGACCAAGACCTGGAGGGCAGCTCAGTCCCTTCTGACTACAGCTGTAGGCCAGGTCCACCTTCCATTCATCGAGATAGAGGGGGACCCCACCAAGAGAGGTCACGGTGTCGAGCAGGAGCAAGCAATCGTGCTTGCGGCAGAGATCTCCGATTCCTTCCATCGGTTGACACACGCCGGTGGAGGTTTCGGCATGCACCATCGCCAAGATGGTGGGCTTGTGCTCAATCAGAGCCGCTTCAAGCTCTTCCTTGGTGAAGGCTTCACCCCAAGGCTTTTCGATCACCTTCACATTGGCGCGGTAACGACCGGCCATGTCCACAAGGCGGTTCCCGAAGTAGCCCTTGACAGCGACCAGAACGGTGTCGCCGGGTTCAACCGTATTGGCAAGCGTTGCCTCCATGGCAGCGCTCCCCGTGCCGCTCATCGGCAAGGTCAAGCGGTTGTCGGTCTGCCAGGCATAGCGAAGAAGCTCCTGCACTTCGCCCATCAACTCCACATAAAGCGGATCGAGATGGCCAATCGGAGTCCGAGACAAAGCCTTGAGCACCGTTGGATCGGCGTTCGAAGGTCCTGGTCCGAGCAGCAAACGATCGGGAGTGCTGATCGGGGCAATGGCCCTTCGGTGGGACGAGTCAACCGACAGGGGGGAATGCGTCGTCGCCAAAGCCACGGTAACCAACTAATGGCGTGCAGCCTACGCATGGACAGGCCTGAAAAGGGAGCAAAACAGTTGCTTTGCAACGCCTCTTGTAACGAGATCAAGGATGGAGCGCTTAACGCTGGCTGATGTCGTTGGCGGAAAGACCTGAGGCCAGATGGTCGAAGGGCTTGCGAAGCATCAGGCAATCGCTCGGACTTGATCCCTCCGCCACCATGCGCTCGCAGAGAACATCGGCAAGCAGGATCATGCTGCGAACCGTGGGACCGGTGGGAACACCCAGGCTCTTGTAGGTGTCGTCCAAGCCGTTCAGCACCCGTTCATTCAGGATCGTGCTGTCGTCGGCAATCAGGGCGTAACTGGCGTAACGGAGGAAATAATCCATGTCGCGCAAGCAAGCTGAAAGCCTCCGTGTGGTGTAGGCGTTGCCACCAGGCAAGAGCAGTTCAGGGTCGCCTACAAACAGTCTTTGGCTGGCTTCTCTTACCAGCTCAGTCGCTTCGCGATTGATGAGCTCCACGGCCTTGAGTCGTAGCTCTGCTTGGCCGAAATAACCCTCGATCCGATCGATGGCCGATCGATCGAAATAGCGACCCAAT
This portion of the Synechococcus sp. ROS8604 genome encodes:
- a CDS encoding ArsJ-associated glyceraldehyde-3-phosphate dehydrogenase, which encodes MRIGINGFGRIGRLVFRALWGRSGIEIVHVNDCAGDAAAAAHLLQFDSVHGRWHPEVLPHPNGFLIGNQSVRFSTESDPASAPWILSRVDMLLECSGNYKQSESLQRLLDSLKLKRLLVACPVKGSVDGVEIINVVYGINHQLYDPNLNRVVTAASCTTNCLAPIVQVIHNSFGIKHGSITTLHDVTNTQVVVDAFHHDLRRARSCMQSLIPTTTGSAKAIGLIFPELEDKLNGHAVRVPLLNASLTDAVFELEKDVTIEDVNGAFETAANGDLRGILGYETRPLVSVDYVNDNRSTIVDALSTMVVNRTQVKVYAWYDNEWGYSSRMADLAIHIASLEE
- a CDS encoding Crp/Fnr family transcriptional regulator — encoded protein: MLPEHIWIVVRGIVKLSCLNEQGDDVLIAIAGPNEPFGDPLTQLDLYQATTLDRCDLLGLSIQDVNSTPHLGINLMKAMIRRTHQSEALIALLGLRGVENRVKSFLELLAEDYGNPCNQGLKLDLRLTHQEIASAVSTTRVTVTKVLGQLKESGWLQYDSQQKMIISLLPKPNNHQQQNNRSIQAK
- a CDS encoding response regulator transcription factor translates to MTSDFFDISNAARLLVVDQDQETRELICGVLKEEGFEVKALADGLIAWDLLQQEEFELIILDRKLPGVSGFDLCRKLRMQNNQSLVLMTSGLNTEADRVMGLEVGADDYLIKPFGYREFLARCRALLRRHPSSGAAPISAKFECCDLKLFPDECRASRDGCDIKLSPKEFKLLELFMQHPKRVWSRDELLDQIWGVDYIGDKKTVDVHIRWLREKIEVNPSSPARIFTVRDFGYRFC
- a CDS encoding iron uptake porin, with translation MKLFHQLLVAPAALGLLAPVAANATELNINGVSDYAASSASNSREQVTSITQFSDVYPTDWAYQALSNLIERYGCVAGYPNGTYRGNRAMTRFEAAALLNACLDRVTEVTDELKRLMKEFEKELAILKGRVDGLEARVGELEATQFSTTTKLKGKSTFVIGAVNAGGDSRKGRAYKEGGGADAYNSEYGAFTFNYDNRLVFDTSFTGKDKLRTRLRTGNFGNSAFGGAGSNLTALDIASKTDNSVTIDRLYYKFPVGKDFTFIAGALARNTESLAMWPSKYNKGGAKILDFFAVAGVPGVYNKETGQLIAAYWQQDVAKGDPGFSISANYVADDGEGNNSNPSEGGFMTDNSRANLLAQIGWGNGQYGAAAAYRYGQCKSGMRRSTSFVKANDFNLKCQGGSDSRSSNSFALNAYWQPEDPGFIPSISVGWAINTINGDNIVDGSYTTSQSWFTGLKWEDAFMEGNALGFAFGQPTFATALKGSDTPYDGNYAFELYYNFQVTDNIAITPALFYLSRPEGQLTQKTVTNGSGYDGQFNIFGGLIQTTFKF
- a CDS encoding NAD(P)H dehydrogenase assembly family protein; its protein translation is MTVSIGDQVRLISPMPYLKTADPMPMLRPSDLVGSDESGAVVALHPLEIAAVRFRRGTFLIPINRLCPDGAEEER
- a CDS encoding biotin transporter BioY encodes the protein MRALATWSGAIAGILLILVGSLIPAAVLLPVAEIPPRLLSLPSTWQVPALLLCALVCGPRSGVMAAVAYITVGLVDLPVFHDGGGLDYVQTPAFGYLAGFVPAAWLTGRLAHQAGMNDSARLTLAGIAGVITIQLCGILNLLLGTVLSRWSESLPDLLFSYSLGPLLAQLTLCVAIALIALPIRRLLWIE
- the lspA gene encoding signal peptidase II — protein: MISRSNRLIRRRTVVLISLLILLMDQASKYWARFHLLPNLSQPFLPGLLQLRLVRNTGAAFSMLSDSTALLSVLSLLVSVGLLGWIWRSKRLDLWLGLALACLLGGTLGNGIDRWQLGYVTDFLELVPFRFPIFNGADIAINLAVLCFAIDALSQRNGQAKS